A genomic window from bacterium includes:
- a CDS encoding efflux RND transporter permease subunit, translated as MGLPAYFIKKPVTIIMIFTGISILGAVSLSQLPVELMPNTSYPVVTINISYPGVPPTEVENMVTKKVEESVSTCAHLKNIESSSEDGKSETILEFEPGIDMNFAALEVREKFSKVRNKLPKGIRKPILGKYDVADAPVMIVAMLSETIPTEYMREVADKELKEPLNRVAGVSNVEVSGGRERKILCEINQSRLQSYGLSIEHIVKVLHDNNVNLLAGNYEKGDYRYLVRAIGQFKTVEGIKKIGLAASPEGMIIRVGDVASVRDSFLEAAGYARYDTAPTVSIYVHKERQANTIEVCEGIKKSLEEMKPKMKKGIRFVTVMDQSVSIKTAISTVKSALFSGAILASLILVITLRNLRSPLIIALSIPLAIIATFTAMYFLDITLNTMTLSGLALASGSLVDASIVVLDNIFKKNQEGMPVREAAVVGSEEVGFAIIASTITTVVVFIPIIFVNKEIRMLYEGLAMTVIFSLTASLFVAQTLLPVMASRMLKEVKVEEKKWVEGARVPLGKTFAGIYRRLLTLAIRYRYLFSLVLLILLGLAVYLNTKLGSEFMGSVEQNKVTVNLTLPAGTKLDISNDIVKRVERFLAKVPEVKNLSSLVEQNRSEIHVEFKPAYQRKRSTKEILDDLRPQLVQFRPAYVYFEEKQEVGTKTLVLDLFGYDYVILKQLAISIANKLETLPGMTDVRIRMKEGRPEMRFHVDKAKAAQFDINVKTMAEEINTQMRGVIGTDFHTNAGIEIETIVRLQEKFRKTLDDINKLTVTAPNGDQVYLTPVWVRRKYGVKTNHA; from the coding sequence CCGGGCGTTCCGCCCACCGAAGTTGAAAATATGGTGACCAAGAAAGTGGAAGAATCCGTTTCCACCTGCGCCCATCTGAAAAATATTGAATCTTCGTCCGAGGATGGAAAATCCGAGACGATCCTGGAATTTGAACCCGGGATTGATATGAATTTTGCTGCGTTGGAAGTTCGGGAAAAATTTTCCAAAGTTCGTAATAAACTTCCCAAAGGCATTCGCAAACCGATTTTGGGAAAATATGATGTGGCGGATGCGCCGGTTATGATTGTGGCCATGCTCTCGGAAACCATTCCGACGGAGTATATGCGGGAAGTGGCGGATAAGGAGCTTAAAGAGCCCTTGAACCGGGTGGCGGGTGTTTCCAATGTAGAAGTTTCCGGTGGACGGGAGCGTAAAATATTATGCGAGATAAATCAGAGCCGCTTGCAATCATACGGTCTTTCCATTGAACATATTGTAAAAGTACTGCATGACAACAATGTGAACTTGTTGGCGGGAAACTATGAAAAAGGTGATTACCGTTATTTGGTGCGGGCGATTGGTCAGTTTAAAACCGTGGAAGGTATTAAAAAAATAGGTCTGGCAGCCTCTCCGGAAGGCATGATTATTAGAGTCGGAGATGTGGCCAGCGTAAGGGATTCCTTCCTGGAAGCTGCCGGCTATGCGCGTTATGATACCGCGCCCACGGTCTCGATCTATGTGCATAAAGAGCGTCAGGCCAATACCATCGAGGTCTGCGAAGGGATTAAAAAATCACTGGAAGAAATGAAACCAAAAATGAAAAAAGGGATCCGTTTTGTAACCGTGATGGATCAATCAGTCAGCATTAAAACGGCCATATCAACCGTGAAAAGTGCTTTGTTTAGCGGTGCGATATTGGCTTCGCTTATATTGGTCATTACTTTGCGGAATTTACGCAGCCCGTTGATTATTGCACTCTCGATTCCTTTAGCAATTATTGCAACTTTTACAGCTATGTATTTTTTGGATATCACCCTCAACACCATGACGCTTTCCGGATTGGCACTGGCTTCGGGAAGTCTGGTGGATGCCAGTATTGTTGTTTTAGATAATATTTTTAAGAAAAACCAGGAGGGCATGCCGGTACGCGAAGCTGCAGTGGTTGGCAGTGAAGAAGTAGGTTTTGCCATTATTGCATCCACGATTACGACAGTAGTGGTTTTTATTCCGATTATTTTTGTGAATAAGGAAATTCGCATGCTGTATGAAGGACTGGCCATGACAGTTATTTTTTCGCTCACGGCATCACTGTTTGTTGCCCAGACATTGCTGCCGGTTATGGCCAGCCGAATGCTGAAAGAGGTCAAGGTGGAAGAGAAAAAATGGGTGGAGGGCGCACGGGTTCCTTTGGGGAAAACTTTCGCAGGGATTTATCGCCGGCTGCTTACCCTGGCCATCCGTTATCGGTATCTTTTTTCCCTGGTTCTCCTGATTTTGCTCGGTCTGGCGGTTTACTTAAACACCAAGCTGGGATCGGAATTCATGGGGAGTGTGGAGCAAAATAAGGTGACTGTGAATTTGACACTGCCGGCCGGTACCAAACTGGATATTTCCAATGATATTGTTAAACGGGTGGAACGGTTCCTGGCAAAAGTTCCGGAAGTGAAAAATTTATCTTCATTGGTGGAACAAAACCGTTCGGAAATCCATGTTGAATTCAAACCTGCCTATCAGCGTAAACGGTCTACCAAAGAAATTTTGGATGATCTGCGTCCTCAATTGGTCCAGTTTAGACCTGCCTACGTTTATTTTGAAGAAAAACAGGAAGTGGGCACGAAGACGTTGGTGCTGGATTTATTTGGATATGATTACGTCATATTGAAACAGCTTGCGATCTCGATTGCGAACAAGCTGGAGACCCTGCCAGGCATGACAGATGTCCGTATTCGGATGAAAGAAGGGCGTCCTGAAATGCGTTTCCATGTGGACAAAGCCAAAGCGGCGCAGTTTGATATAAATGTCAAGACCATGGCGGAAGAAATCAATACGCAAATGCGTGGGGTTATCGGGACTGATTTTCACACGAATGCCGGAATTGAGATTGAGACCATCGTACGTTTGCAGGAGAAATTCCGCAAGACGCTTGATGATATTAACAAATTGACGGTTACGGCACCCAACGGTGATCAAGTTTACCTTACGCCGGTTTGGGTCCGTCGGAAATATGGCGTAAAAACAAATCACGCATGA